The region TACCCCATATGGTAACCACGTAAAACATCCAAGGATAAAACCCAAATGCAAATAGAATGAAAATGAATATTCCTTGCACATACCCTGATGATACTGCCGAATATAAATGCAGCCCTGGAACCTTACGGAAACGTATAAATGCAATTACATAGCTTAATGCAAGGGTACCAATAAACATGTATAGCAACCATGCATATGGCTGTATGTATTGCCATTTGAAAATATAGATACCTATAAAAGCCAATGCGTATGTGCACATATCTGCCATATTATCCAACGTTGCACCAAATCGAGTTTGAAGTTTAAAAAATCGGGCGATATTCCCATCCAGCACATCGCTTATTAAGCTAATACACAAAAAAATCGCATACAATTTTTCCTGTCCCGTAAAAATGAACATAAAAATGATGGGCGAAATTATTAGTCTGTAAAAACTAAGGAAATTAGGCAGGTTTAGGATGTTTTCTCCATTAATAATTATCTGCTTCGAATTTTTCATAGCTGTATGCATTTAATGGTTTCAAATTTTTTTGCGAATTATGGATAAAATAGCCAATCATCATTTGTAATGATTTATAGGTTATTTCATTACCTCTGGTAGTGATTAGTTTGTCGATATTCGTTGTTTCAAAGTTTATGTTGGTTTCGCAATAATGCCCAGTGAACGACATACTAATATCTAATAAACGCTCTAGAGAGGACATGGTTTCTCGTTCTAACACTTTATTTGGAATAATGGTAATTGGAATTTCATCACAGATACAGTTAATAATGTCGCTATTTTTCATAGATGTTTTAGCAACAAAATTCATTATTCTTGGCAGTTCTGCATTAGAAACAGTATGCATCAAGTAGTGTACAATTGTATCTATTGGTATAAGGTTTTGAGTTGCTTCAGAATCAGCCTTGATTCTAATTGATTCACCTGGGTACCTAAACGCTAAACGGCTAATACGTTTAGTAAAATCGAATATCCCAAAATCAGTTTTTGTTACTCCGGTTTTACTATTGCCAACTACTTGTGAGGGTCTAATGATATAAGCATTTAAGCTCTTGTTGTCAATATATCCTTTTATTATATTCTCGGCATACCGTTTCGATTGTTCGTAGTAATTTCTAAAACTAGAAATGTCTTCATTGCTATAAAATCTTTCTTCAAATACTGATGTTGTATTTCCACAAGAGTATGCCGTACTAATAAAAAAGAAACGGGAACTTGTTGAAGCGTATTTTAGAAATACTTTGATTGAGTTCTCAACTCCATTTACATTTGTGGAGAAAATTTCTTCTTTCTTTTTTTCGCTAAACTTAAGATTTGCCGCGAAATGAAAGTAATCCACATCTCTGCCAAAAATATCTGTAAGCGACTTTGCTGTTAAAGAAAAATCTGTTTCCAGTAAAGCATAGTTGTATACATGCAGATTCTCATACCTTAAATTTTCAGCATTGCTAACTTCCTTCAATGCTTTCACCATCTTTTGCTTAGACAATAAATCATTTTCGCTTCTTACTAATGCAATCACTTCGTAACCTTGGCTAAGCAATTCATGAATAAAATTGGATGCAATAAAACCGTTTGCTCCGTTAACTACTACTCTTTTCATTTTAATTTAAAAATAACAATACTAAAATTACACTAATGGGAACCAGTAGGTTGTCTAATCCCCGCCGACTAAACAATTCAACTATTGTACTTACTACTGCTATTGTTAAAGAAATTACAATAGTAGTTTCATCAAAAACTCGTCTATTAAAATAAAGAGCCATTAAGCAGACAAGTAAACTGGATAATAAAAATGCTCCTGATCCAAACATGGATTTCTGAGTATCAATACCGAAAATTTTAATTCGGTGATTATACTTTTTCATACCAATGCCTACAATTGCAGCCATGGGGTCGGAAATTGCAAGAATTAATATCGGTAAAACGTACATTAGTCTACTTTCAAAGTATTTCGAAACAAAGAATGTCACATATATAGAAATAGGCAACAGATAACTACCAATGGATTTTCTTTCAACATCGTGAATAGACTGGAGTAAATGACCTTTTTGGGTGATAAATAATACTAGCGCAAATATTACTGCAAGAATAAATACATACCAATGTGAGGAGAAGACATATGGCAAAGGGATTGTACATAATGTTGCTGCAAAGTGAGCAAATTTGCGAGATATCTCTCCCTTTACCTTTAATCGCCTATAGTTAATTTCGTTGAATATTAGTAAAACCGCTAAGCCCACTAAGTATATACATGTTAATATGATTGTATTTGAATTCATAATTATTAAAAATATATGAGTGAATAAATTAGATGTACGAATGCACCTCCTGCGATAAGGCTATCGAAACGATCCAAAACACCACCATGTCCAGGAATGAGATTGCTAAAGTCTTTTACCTTGTATTTCCTTTTGTAATATGATGCCGCTATATCGCCAATGAATGCTGAGGAAATAATACCAATAGCCATTAATACGCAATCTAGCACAGGTTTAGAGTATACTTTGTTTAGGAGTATCGAGCCTATTAGTGCTATTGCAGTACCACCAATCAAACCCCCGAGTGTCTTATTGGGGCTTATAGTTGGAATAATTTTCTTTCGACCAAATAGTTGACCAGTAATTTGGCTAAAACTATCAAATATAGAGAGAACCAGAAAGGTGAATAGAATAGTACCCTTTTCTAAATAACTGAATCTGTAAAAACTTATTGAAACTATTATTAAAACAATTGCCGAGCCTCCAAAAAAGTAGGGGCTTTTATATTCTGATTTTATAAATAGATTAAACAGTTCATACGCAGCAATTAAGATTATAATAATGGTTAAATATCTAAAATATAATTGATTAAGTGTAATGCTAAAAAATACACCATTAATTATAACAAAATAACTTATGTATTTTGTCCAATTTCGAAGAGCCTCCTCTTTCGACTTTTTCCGGTTAATTGCATAGAACCCCAATGCTCCCAAGAAAAAATAAATTATTATTGTAATATAAATAGCCGATAACATTTCTTTAATTATTTAGTAATCATTATTATTCCTAATATTGCAATGGCTCCTGCATAAGTATACTTTACTAATCTGTTCGATTTTGTAATATTTGCTTTCATCAATAAATGAGGCCCAATAAATGCTCCCAGAACCGATCCGGATGTAAGGAAATAAACCAATGTCATATCTATTTCGCTCACCAGAAAGTGTGCACATACTGCAAATAATGTATTGCTTAAAACAATTATTAGAGATGTGCCAATGACCATTTTAAGAGGTATGCGCAAGTTCATTAAGCCTGCTAAAACAAGCGCAGCAGCGCTTGTTCCTAATGCCCCTGTTATTAATCCTGCAGTAAATCCGAAAAAAGTAATTTTGAATTTGCCGAAGATGCTTGTTTGCTTACTGAGATTTTCGTTACTACTATCTATCTGTTCGGAATCTTTAAAAGCCAAATAGCCTATGTTTAATGCTATTAAAATGGAATATACGCCAAAACTCAAGTTCAATACTCGACTGCTTATCAAATCAGTTATGTATGTACCAAACAAAGCACCAACAATGCCAATTAAAGCAAAGGTTATGGATACTTTTACGTGGATATTGCCTTTTTGAAAGTGCCTTAAAGAACCGACTATGCATATAGGCAAGGTTGCAACTAAAGATGTTGTAACTGCAACGTGTGGGGGAACTTTAAATATAAGCGTAAGAATCGGTAGAAAAATAAAACCGCCACCGCCACCAAGCATAGATCCTCCTAACCCTATAATAAATCCGATTATGGGCAATAAAAAGTACATTGACTCTATTGATGAACTAAAATACATGGGCCTGATTTTTATTTTTTAGTTTACTCTAGTGCAATATCTTGTTTTGTGTAGAATCCCCATTGATACTCTCACCTCAATCCTATCTTTTTCAACAAGTTTTAGTTCGCAGTCTAATTTATACCCACGGCCATAAAAACTACCTCCTTCATATTTCCGGTTAGTCGGATTATATTGCATATCATCTATAATTATATCTCCAAGTTTAAAGTTCCTTTTATCCGCATCGGCACCCATCCAAATGACCTTTCCCAAATACAAATCATTAGATCTGAATATTTCAACCTTTACATTCTTATTTGCCATTAACCATACGCCTAGTATGTCATTATCTTTCTCATTGTTAATTGTGAAAGACGATAATAAGAGCATTCCAAAAACCATTTTAAAAATTAACTTCATCGGTCAAAAATTTGAGAATTGATAATAAAATTTGATTCTAAGATGTAAGCCCATTTGAAACATCATTGTAATTTTTGCTAATCATCCTTTTCAATTAAGTAATAGTCCTTAATTAACCGAGTTTTCTTACTTTTCCTGTAGTGCATGTTGACGCGGTACAGTTTTTTTGTTGTGTAGTTGGGAAAGAATGTTCTTAACTTGCTCGAGTCGCTATCGTCTATCAATAAACCAAAACTATTTTCAGAAGGATATTGCTCTGAGTTAAGCCTTGGTATTTGTTTGCCGAAATTCCATACTATTTCAGGTGCAATGTCAGATAGACTGTAAGTCTTTATACCATTCCGTTTTTCTAATTCTTGAACTTTAGTTGCTGTCGTATAGTTTGGATTGGTGAAAAGTTTGGTAGATATTGGTAGTATGCTAACTACAGCAATTGTGAATACAGCAATCGATGTATATAGAACCTTCCCAAATTCTTTTTGTACTAGCCCCGTTGCTATAATGTAAGTACATACTAGCAACAGTATAGAGGAGGTGATGTAAATGAACAAGTAGTCAACAACTAATTCCTTTAGTACAAAAAGCATTGCAAAAGGATATGCAATTCCAATTGATGCTATAATTCCAAAGGAAATATATACTACAATATTTTCGCGTTTAGTTGTGCTGCGCCCAAAGTTGTTGATTAGGTAGTTAATGTAAAAGCCTGTAGTTAGAGCCATTGGAATTAAAGTAGGAACAAGGTAACGGACTTTTTTCTCCGGAATTAGTGAGAGTAAAATTACCGACGAAACGGTCCAGATTAATGAGAATTTGTATTCTTTTATGTTTGTAACTTTTGTCTTTAGGTATGGGTAAATTAACGCTATTAATGCAGGTATAGTCCAAAGTCCACTTTGGATAAAAAAGTTCCAGTAGTAGTAGAATGGTTTTACCTCGTAATTTCTCCAGTTGGCAGCCTCACGGGTTGCAATTAGTCTAAAATATTCTGGATCGTTTAAGCGAACATATGCAAACCACGATAAACCAATGGCTAATCCCGAAATTAGCATCAGTAGTAGATACTTCCATTTTTCTTTGAATGGAATTTTGTACACAACAATATAGCTGATAATGAATGGTAGAAAGAGTGCATAAAGAGATACTGGCCCTTTACTCAATATGGAAAATCCTAGGAATAGGCCAGAGAGTAAACTGTTGGTAGTTTGGTTTTTGTTTTCACGAAGAAGTTTCCATAAAAAGAAAATGCTTACCAGCATAAAGCTGTGGGTGTACATATCCCATTGATTATCTCTTCCTGCAAAGAATATGTAGAATGAAGTGATGAGAATGAGTGAATTGTTAAAACTGTTTACAGGCGTTAGTCCCATTCTTTTCGAAAGAAAGTAAAGTGTGAATACCAAAAGGAATGTTATTAACACAACAGGAAGCCTTAGCGCAAAGAGTGAATCGAAGCCCAATATGCTTCCCGATAGTGCTGTTAGCCATGTTGGTAAGGGAGGCTTTTGGTAACGAGGTTCGCCATTAAGGGTGGTGAGTAGATACTCCTTATTCTGAACCATTTCGCGTGCAGTTGTGAAATTGCGCGCCTCCATTATATTAACTTCGATTTTATTTAACCCTGAAAACAATAGAATGCTAGTTAATACAACAAGAATTAGTTCGTATTTGTAAGAAAATATTCTACTCACCATATGTTTTTAGTATGTAAATGTTTCTTGAATACATGATCAGGCCTGATCCTTGGCCTAACAGAAGAACTGGATCGAGCCGGAATATCGCATAGATAAAAATTAATGAAGAGCCAACTAGGCTTAAAACCCAGAATCCCATAGGCAAATGAGATTCTTTTCTCCTTTCGGAGTATATCCATTGATAAACAAACCGAAGGGTGAATAGAATCTGAGATATTACTCCAAGTGCCATAAGTCCTAAAGGAATATGCTCGGTGTTGAAAAGGTTTGCTCTGTCAATTACATTGTTATTAAAGCCATAAATCAGAATGATTGCTGGAAATATGTATAGAAATACTCTTAGCCAAACTGGAAACTTTTTCCATTCATTTTCCAGTTGCATATTTCGGATATAGATGAAGTATGTGATTACTTGCCCTAGCATTATGGAGAAATCGTCGCGGAGATAACCGTAGAGGAATAGGAGGAAAGAGGCTAGTAGACTTAATTGCCAGAATAAATTTGGAGTTAACACTTTCTTGTGTTTCTCAGAAATGATCCATTGTAGAATCATTCTACTCGAGAATAAGGCCTGAGCTGTAAACCCAATTCCTAAAACAAGCCAACTGTTCATGATTTGTACCTTAAGGATTAATTACACTCTTGAACAGAGTAGTTTATGTACTTTTTTTTCATCCATAGGTATGCAAAGCAATCCATGAGTGGGCCTAGTAACCTATTCCATAGGTTGAATTTTGATTTCCCGGCTGTTCTTTGAAAATGTTGTACCGGCACCTGTAAAATTTTACCCTTTTGCAGTAAAACCATTGCTGGTAGAAACCGGTGCAATCCGTTGAACATTGGGATTTGCTTGGCGATATCTGTTTTTATTATTTTTAGTGGACAGCCAGTGTCGTCCATCCCATCGTGAGTAAAGGCTCTTCGGATTTTGTTGGCAATTACCGACGATAGATTTTTTGTAAACGAGTCTTTTCTGTTCGTTCTTACTCCAGTTATAAGGTCGTAATCATTGGCGTGTTGTAGTAAAAGGGTAAAATCTAAGGGCGAGGTTTGTAAGTCTGCGTCGATATAACCTGTTAGCGGAGTGTCGGAATAGTCGAATCCTGCTTTTATGGCAGCACTAAGTCCGTAGTTTTTATCGAATGAGCAGTAGGTAAACAGATCGGACCAACTGCATATCTCCTTTATTCTTTCAAGACTATTGTCTTTGGATCCATCGTTAATGAAAAGAACTTTAGTGCTGATATTTGAGGTTTCCATGAATCGTTCTAGTTCCCTATACACCCGTTCTAGGTTGTCTTCTTCATTAAATACAGGAACAATAATTGTTAGTTCATAATTCATAAGACATATAAATTAAAAAATGCAATAGCCGAGTCATTCTATAAATCTGAGTTCAGGTTTTTGCATTGTTATGTTGTTAGTTACAGATTTTGCTTGTGTGTTATTGGGTTGATTTAGGCTAGAATTTGGTTCCTTTGACATGTAAAGGAATAGAAGCCTATCAACTAATCGTGGAAATATCTTTTCTGTAAGTACAGCAAGTTTCCCTTCGTTAGTCATTGTCATACTCTTACGACGGTGAATTATGCCGTTTACAATTTTTTTTGCAACAGTTTTGGCTGTCATCATTTGTTCCTCGTTTCGGGGTGAAATCCCTTGAGGTACTCCATTGGCAGTGAGAGCCGCTTTACGAATATTGGTGGCGGTAAAACCCGGTGCTGCTATTAGTACGTTGAGTCCGTTATGTAGATTTTCTGCTCTAACAGTATCCAGAAATCCGCGCATTGCGAATTTCGATGCAGAGTATCCACTTCGGCCTGGAAGTCCGCAGTACCCAGCAACAGATATAATTCCAACTATCGATCCTTTAGCGTTTATGAGATGTGGTAATGCGTATTTTGTGCAGTAAACAGTTCCAAAGAAGTTAACCTCCATGAGTTGTCGAATCACTTTTGTATCGACGTCAGACAGTGTAGCTCGCATCGATAATCCAGCGTTGTTTATTAGGTAATCAACTTTGCCAAATTCCTCAATAGTTGTCTTGATAAGGTTTTGGCAATCACTTTCGATTGTTACATCGGTTTTAACTGCTAGTGCATTGTACCCTTTATCTGTTAGTTCATCCTCAATTACCGATAATCTATATATGTTTCGTGATGCAAGAACAACAGTTGCTCCTCGGTATGCTAATTCTTTTGCACAGGCTAATCCTATTCCCGACGATGCTCCTGTAATTATTGCAACCTTTCCTTTTAGTATGTTGTTTCTTTTCATGTCTTTTATACCATTAATTCCGATTTGGAAGGAGACCCGACAGGCAACTATGAGAACCTGCCGGGTTCTTCCGTTCATAACAACTAAACCAAATCAGTTATTTTATTGTTAATTGACATTCTGCTTCTTTAGTTGATGGTTATTTCCCCAAAAATTTTTGAAAAGGTTTTTAATGTATTTTCTTTCTTTAAATTGAATTTGAAAGAAAACCATAGTCATGAGAGTTCTAAAACTATTCGATTGAGAGTCATTTGCGTATTCGCTTCCTATAATTCCAAGTTTATCGACGGGTAAGTCTAGTCTACGTAAGTTTTTTAGTCCTCTCCGTTTAGTGTATGCACGAAATTCCATACGGTTATTGTCGATTAATGCAAAATCGTATTCTCCGTTCGTTTGTGTGTATAATACATTCGTTAAGTTGTAGTCGTTATGGAAAATCCCGAGTCGATGTAATTTATAGCTGTAGTGAGCAAAGGCTTTTAGTCCCTCTTCCGATTTTCCAATCGGCTGCTCAAGCAATTCATTCAGGGATTTGAGGTCTATGAAATCGCTGATATAGAAACTCTGATATAGTAATCCCTTTTTGTAAATATCAACGAAGGCAATTGGCATTGGAGTGTTTATGCCCGATCGAATTAATTTTCGGGAGTTTTCGAACGCCCTTTGTGCTTTCGATTTTCGTAACGTTGCATAAATTAATCGGTTTGCCCAGGTGATACGTTTAAAATATTTAACAACAATATCCTGACCCGATATGCTAACTTTCCTTACTTCATTCCGTCCTGTATGAAGTAGTTCTCCCGAATTCTCAAAATTATCAGGTACTTGTCTAATAAAATCGAACAGGTGAGAGAATGCTGGGTTAATATAAATTTTTGTTTTCATCAAAATTCAGGGGGAATTCTAAAGGGTTATTTTATTCTTTATCGATGTGAGATTTTTGTTTATGGCTATTTGTACTTCATTAATCTCTTTTACGGCTTTACTATTAGTATTTGTAATAAGCAGTTCAACTCGTTTGATGATAAGTTTGTAGTTCCACAGAAGCGTAAGAAATATTTCTTGCCCTTCATTAACGAATTCCTTTGTGGCATTTATCGTGCTTGTTTTTTCGTACTTGGTTGGATGTATGAGTTCGTTTAGAAGTACATATTCAATTTTTTTTCCAACAGATTGGTAGTAAAGGTTGAGGAAGGTTTCAACACCAAATCGAATATCACGAATATCGTTGATTAATGGAACTATGTCCTTTTTGAATAGTGCTCTTTCGCCGGTTAGCGATTTGAATGGGTTTATTCGGTAATCTATAAGGGTTTCCGAGGGCTGACCCAGAACCATATCGGCCTCGCCTGCAAACAGTGGCGCAAGCAGCTTGTAAAAGTGTTCGCCCTGTATGTTCGAAACATCGGCGTCGAAGAATAGGATTATTTCTCCGGCCGATTTTTCTACACCATGAGCCATCGCCCAGCTCTTCCCCTTGTTTTCGACTAGTTGCTCGTACTTAATTGGGAGTTTGTTCGATAATGTTTTCAGTATGGTTGGCGTGTTGTCGGTCGATCCATCGTCAACAACAATAATTTCTGCATTGGGGCAATGTTTGTAGCACGATTCAACTACTCCCGCAATTGTTTTTTCCTCGTTGTATGCGCAAATAACTATACTTACATTCATGGCTGTGATTTTTGGGTTTCATATACTATATTGTAATCAACTGTGCGCTGCTTTTGGTTCGGTAAGAACCCGGTATTAATCCACCGGATCCTTACCTTTCCAATCTAACTAACCTGTTTTTTAGTTTAACAATTTAAGTCGATTCATTACTTATATCGGTTTGTCGCTTTTAAGTACTGAGCCCTCTTGATTTGATAGTTGCACTGGGCCTCGGCTAAGCCGTCAAGCGTACTTTGCCATGCCGATTGTGCATCGAGCAAATCCGACATCGATACAACGCCTGCACGGTAATTATCCGAGGTGATTTTTAGGTTGTCCTCAGCCTGCCTTACCGACTTTTTGGCAACCTCTATCTGAAAGTAGCATTGATTCAACTCGTTGTTGACCTGTATGACCTGTAGTTTTAGCAATTCAGAGGTTTCGTTTAGTTGGTTTTTTGCATTCTCAACCTTAATCCGATTCTGATTCGTTTTGTGCTTGCCTTCCCACCAGTCAGATATTGGAATGCTCACTGTGGCAAAGATCTGTGAGTTGGTGCTTGAGTTGTCCATTACATCCACGTAGGAACCCGTTACTCCTATTGCAATTTGCGGTAAATTTTCGCCAAGTGTAATCTTCTTCTGCAACTCTTCGGCTTTTACCACACCGCTTAGCATTTTATATTCCGATCGGTTGGTAACGGCAGTTTCGGGTTGCATGTATATACTGAGGGGCGATTCTGGCTCCGCCAGAGTTGTTGTTAGTGTCATACTGCTGTCGTACACTATTCCTATGTGCTGGCACAGTGCCTGTTTCGAAATCGATATGCCATCGCGGAGCTTCATTTGGTTGACTTCAATCTCGTTGAGTTTGAGTTGAACTTTCAGTAAGTCAGTGCGCTGTACCAACCCTGCCCTGTACGATACGTTTACATCGCGTTCAAGCGTGTCGAGCAGTTGGCGGTACGTTTCCACGGTTTTGATTTTCTCCTGAAGGTTGATAATACTCCAGTACAGCTCTTCGGTTTTTACTAGTACCTCGCTGGTGGTAAGCACCAGCTGCTCTTTGTTGATTTCCACTGCTGTTTTTGCCAGTTTATTTCCGTTGATAATACGCCTTCCGGTATAAACTGGCTGCATAACGCTTACTGATGCTGTGTTTACGTAGTCCACTAGTCCAATCGACATGGCCGGGATGTACGCAAATTGTGTTGGCGCTGCAAGATTCTCGGGATTTCCGTCGTAAACAGGCAGGTTCATCTCCGGTGTTTTGCCTTTTAGCAGGTAGTCCGACGATTTTAGTGCAACAGCCATTGCGCTTACGTTAGGAAAGTAGTGAGTAAATGCCGCTTTCTTTTGCTCCTCCGATATGGCAAGGTTATATCCCGCCTCCTTGATTTTACGGTTGTTATCCAACGCAAGGTTTTTGCAGGAGTCTAGGCTTAGCGCGGTTTGAGCATCAGCATTTTTTGATGTAAAAGGTAGCGCAATAAGCATAATGGCTATAACCTTTGTGGCGGGAACCGACCAAAATCCTGATTTCTGTGGTTTATCGGAGTAAACCCACGAGTACAGGATTGGTAGCACGTAAAGGGTTAGTACCATCGAGATTAAAAGACCGAAGCAAATAACTGTTCCCAGTGGCCCCCATAGTGGCGAACCGCTAATAATCATGGGAATGACACCCACCGATGCTGCGGCTGCCGTAAGGAATATTGGGCGCATACGGCGCTTCCCGGCAGCAAGTGCAGCTTCTTTTACGGTCAATTTTCTGTCTTTTTCTTTAAGTTCACGGGCGTAGTCGATAAGGATAATTCCGTTACGTACAACCATTCCGCAAAGGCTTGTAACACCAATGAATGCGGTTAAACTGAATGGGTAGCCTACCAGTGTGAGGCCAATTGCCGCCCCCGGAATTCCCAGCAGCATTGTGGATAGAATTAGCAGCGCTAGTTTCGATTTTTTAAACTGGAACAGCAGTATGAAAAATATCAGCACAACGCTCAGTGCAAGGGCAATTGACATGGGGACAAATGTTTTCAGTTGACCTTCGTAATCGCCGCCGTACTCAATTGATGTCCCTTCGGGGAGTTCCAATTTTCTTATTTGCGGGTCTATCTCACTGAATATAGCCGAGGCCATTTCCCCTGTTTCGTTGTCGGCCGATATGGTTAGGGTTCTTGTTCCATTCCGGTGAGCAATGGTACCTTCGGTCCATTCGGGTTTAAGTTGGGCGAACGATCGTAAGGGGAGCGCCTTAAAGCTGGCCAACGATGTAATGGTTTGATCCTCGATGGTTTTAGCACTTTTCTGTTTCTCTGTTTCTTGGGTTAACTTAACTTCTACAGGATAGTCGTTTTCCCAGATTGTGGTTAGCGGAATGCCGTCCATGCCCACCATTAGCGATGTTGCTACAAATCCTTTGGAGTAGCCAAGTCGGTTTGCCTTGTCCTTGTCAATCTCAATTCTGACATTTTGTTGCATTTGATCCCAGTCGTTACGCATCCATGCAATGTGCTTGGTTTTTTTGATGATATTCTCAACTTGCGCCTGTACGCTGCGGATGTCGTTTATTGAGTCGGACGAAACTCTGATCTCAATGGGTGCCTTGTTCAACTGCATGGCAAGTATTTTCCATTTAACGTGTGCGTTGGTGAAATTCTCGGCATACTTCTTATTGTACTCGTTCACAATTTCGCGTGTGGCCTTGTCCGATGTAGTGTTTACCATTAGTTGCCCGTAGTTAGGTGCAGGCATGTTTGGAGCGTACATGGTGTGGAAGCGCGGCGAACTGGTGCCAATAAAACTTGTAACAGTTTCTACCCTTTTGTCGTTGAGTAGTGCTTTTTCCAAGCTGTCCATCACTTCGGCTGTGCTTTCAAGCGAGGCTCCACTTGGGAGGTAAACTTCTACTGCAAATTGGTTGCGCTCTAACTCTGGAAACAGTTCCTGATCTATATTGGCAAACAGTACAAAAGACCCAATAAGTACTGCAGCGGCTCCGGACATTGTCCAGTTTCTGTGGTGGAATGCTTTTTCGAGCGTAAAGTCGAACCATTTTTGCAACCAGTCTAGTAGCGTTGCTTTTTCCTTTTCTGATTTACTTTTTTTAAGCCCTTTTTTGATGAATACAAAGTTTAGGTATGGTACAATTAGCACCGCAACCAAAATTGAAACTATAAGTGCCAATCCCACAAC is a window of Tenuifilaceae bacterium CYCD DNA encoding:
- a CDS encoding CDP-diacylglycerol--glycerol-3-phosphate 3-phosphatidyltransferase: MKNSKQIIINGENILNLPNFLSFYRLIISPIIFMFIFTGQEKLYAIFLCISLISDVLDGNIARFFKLQTRFGATLDNMADMCTYALAFIGIYIFKWQYIQPYAWLLYMFIGTLALSYVIAFIRFRKVPGLHLYSAVSSGYVQGIFIFILFAFGFYPWMFYVVTIWGTLAYVEKIFVLFRLDDIRSGVKGLYWLIKEQGKLR
- a CDS encoding glycosyl transferase produces the protein MVSRIFSYKYELILVVLTSILLFSGLNKIEVNIMEARNFTTAREMVQNKEYLLTTLNGEPRYQKPPLPTWLTALSGSILGFDSLFALRLPVVLITFLLVFTLYFLSKRMGLTPVNSFNNSLILITSFYIFFAGRDNQWDMYTHSFMLVSIFFLWKLLRENKNQTTNSLLSGLFLGFSILSKGPVSLYALFLPFIISYIVVYKIPFKEKWKYLLLMLISGLAIGLSWFAYVRLNDPEYFRLIATREAANWRNYEVKPFYYYWNFFIQSGLWTIPALIALIYPYLKTKVTNIKEYKFSLIWTVSSVILLSLIPEKKVRYLVPTLIPMALTTGFYINYLINNFGRSTTKRENIVVYISFGIIASIGIAYPFAMLFVLKELVVDYLFIYITSSILLLVCTYIIATGLVQKEFGKVLYTSIAVFTIAVVSILPISTKLFTNPNYTTATKVQELEKRNGIKTYSLSDIAPEIVWNFGKQIPRLNSEQYPSENSFGLLIDDSDSSKLRTFFPNYTTKKLYRVNMHYRKSKKTRLIKDYYLIEKDD
- a CDS encoding lauroyl acyltransferase encodes the protein MNSWLVLGIGFTAQALFSSRMILQWIISEKHKKVLTPNLFWQLSLLASFLLFLYGYLRDDFSIMLGQVITYFIYIRNMQLENEWKKFPVWLRVFLYIFPAIILIYGFNNNVIDRANLFNTEHIPLGLMALGVISQILFTLRFVYQWIYSERRKESHLPMGFWVLSLVGSSLIFIYAIFRLDPVLLLGQGSGLIMYSRNIYILKTYGE
- a CDS encoding dolichol-phosphate mannosyltransferase; protein product: MNYELTIIVPVFNEEDNLERVYRELERFMETSNISTKVLFINDGSKDNSLERIKEICSWSDLFTYCSFDKNYGLSAAIKAGFDYSDTPLTGYIDADLQTSPLDFTLLLQHANDYDLITGVRTNRKDSFTKNLSSVIANKIRRAFTHDGMDDTGCPLKIIKTDIAKQIPMFNGLHRFLPAMVLLQKGKILQVPVQHFQRTAGKSKFNLWNRLLGPLMDCFAYLWMKKKYINYSVQECN
- a CDS encoding short chain dehydrogenase, with amino-acid sequence MKRNNILKGKVAIITGASSGIGLACAKELAYRGATVVLASRNIYRLSVIEDELTDKGYNALAVKTDVTIESDCQNLIKTTIEEFGKVDYLINNAGLSMRATLSDVDTKVIRQLMEVNFFGTVYCTKYALPHLINAKGSIVGIISVAGYCGLPGRSGYSASKFAMRGFLDTVRAENLHNGLNVLIAAPGFTATNIRKAALTANGVPQGISPRNEEQMMTAKTVAKKIVNGIIHRRKSMTMTNEGKLAVLTEKIFPRLVDRLLFLYMSKEPNSSLNQPNNTQAKSVTNNITMQKPELRFIE